AACCCATGAGGCGGATGGATGTTAAGAATGAGCATCATAGGATAAAGAATTAACTGCGCCTGTGCATGTACAAGTTCCAGTAAACACCATACCTAGCCTCATTCCCAAGCTTTCCACAGAAACCTGGAAGGTCCCCAGTTATTGTGGAGAACCACTGTCCTCTGATTGGTCTCTCTTGTGGACTACATGAATTTGAACAGGAAAGCACAACTTGTTAATGGTCCCAATAATTTGTAAACATCTCTGAAACAGTGTGGTTGAATATGAGCTCCGAGAGCTCCATATTTTGCAGGgtactcgtttttttttttttttttttttttttttttgccttcatgcTATCCATGGAAAAATATATTCTGCAGAGTGAGctgaactggaaaacaaaaatggaacCCCATAAATTCTCTCTATCCAGTAAAATCCAAAGTACAAGGAAATAGGGGGCTTTATCAATACTAACTGTACTGGTCCCATTTTGAATGACAAAACCATGATAGATAATAATGTCCATATTATAAGTGATTATAACAGACTAGTAGTTTTAGCAAATATTTGTACCAACTAAGTCTTCATAAAATGGAACTGCCTAGGTGTAgcaactttcaactttcacagcatggttttcacatttttttccatatgaaTGGAAGTAAATGTTGGTATGATAGCCTTGACTTCTAAGTGACCCAAGCATTTTCTGTACACACTTATACAACTGTTAtctgacacagacagaaataatCTTAACTGTTGACGAGAGGCTAAAACAGGACTGGTATGGCCTTTGTAAGTTCCTGCTCTTAACCAGACATTAAAGGATGGACTCAGTatgtgcacagcagcagcagacagaggttGGAGTCTTAAGGGACACTGAGCACCATAGAGGCTGCTTTCCCTCCCAGTAAATCACTGACCCAGAACACGGCTactgaacatacacacatgcacatgcacatacacacacaactcccTCAAGAGGCAGAGATGCAGCCTGTGAACCTCATCACTCAGTCAGCGGAGAGAGGAAAGTAAAAGGGGGATGAGAAATGTCACAGGAGTGAAGGGACTTCACTCCAACCCCCCTTTCCTGAGTGACCACTGCACCGCTCTTTAAAGTGCATCCTTCCTCCTTTCtatccctcttcctccctgtttCCCAAGAGGGACTAATAATGTGAAGTGGTTGGCAGGGTGAAAGCTGAGGTGCACTGGGAAATCCTTGACTTCGGCAAACCAACTACACCGAGCGGATGGTTACTTCAAAGGGGTaatggagggaaggaaggaaggaaagatctttttcaaaacataatACATGATGTGTCTCATCCATCACCTGTCCCTCTCCTCACCTTGTCTCCGTCTGTCTTTGGGACAGCCTGTTTCTTCCTTCcctttctgtccctcctccGGCGTCTCAGAAACTCTCATCCAAAAACAGATCCAATTACATGCCATTATACACACTCAGCCTctttctcacatacacacacacattaataaaatGATAGAAGACAGAGTGGGGGTGAGGGAAGGGGTGGGACGGCCTTTGTGTAGGTAGATTAGATAAAAACACTAATGCCATTAAGCTGATGGTCTGAaagccacagtcacacacactgagagactcAGGGGAATACACACCCGTCCCTGACGGCAGACAGAAGGAGCCGCCGACACATCAGAGGCAGGGATCAGGTTTTCTGCTTTTGTGGGGACGGATCTATATCGGAGCTAAAAGCTACATAACCAGGtagaatgtatttttgtatcaCAAAGCCTGGGAAATGTTGGTGTGCTCTACATTAGCTCAAAACACAGATTCTCTTTCAGGGAGGACAGGGTCGCACTGAGTGAGGGGGTACAAGCAGAGCGTTCTTGTACCGTGTCTTCTCCATACAACTCGGACTCCAAGTAGTAAAGCCTAGGGCTCAACAATTAATTGCAATATTATCTAAGCTCCAATGTGGACACgttcacacgttcacacacacacacacacacacacacacacacacacacacacacacacattcaacgTCTAGAGCAAAGCAGGGTTGTGTTAATGTTACAGGCTCCACAAATCTGACAGTAGATTTGTCATTAGCtagatgtgtctgtgtgtttcacttAAAGGGGTGAGCATGGGTCAGTTCCTGTCCCAAGTGGAAGAAAGTGCTGAAAAAGTCCCTCAGAGGCCCACAGCTACAGAACAGAGACTAAGTGTGAGACTAAAAGTGAAGCACTTGCCATGAAACCCACTGCTCTGCTcccaactaaataaataaataaatacatgaatgaatgaatgaatgaatggatagataaatacatacacattttCTCTTAAGCTGGGCTGaataaatcaaattttttttatCGAAATCGCAATAAAGCCAACTGCAATATCCAAACTGCAGAAACTGCAATTTTTTAATAAAGGTAAAAAGTATCACATGATACCgttataaatgaaatattgtggAGATGGCTTGGCCAACAATTCACACTCTCcaaacatcagaaaacatttacacaaaatgtacaaaatgtacactataatgcaaaaatgatcattcccactaaaatcatAAAGCAATCACAATTTATCAAAATACTTTCAATATGATTTTTGTTTCCAAATAATTCAGTCCTAGTGGAGCCCGTTAGTGCCTACACAGTGTAACATCAGCTGTGTATgtgaacatgcatgcatgtgtgtgtgtgagagtgtgttccCAGTCTCTAGCGGGACAAACGAATCCAGATGGGAACTCCGGAATCGCATTCCCTACAGGAAACCATCCACCTGAgggcatgtacacacacacacacacacacacacacacacacacacacattaacgcTAATCAGGATCaggtttccctctctctggaatgtgtgtgtgtgtgtgtgtgaaagagagactgtgagtgtgtgtatatgtgaacATGTCACTAGCGCCAGGGGAGCTGTGGTAATTGGTAAGTCATCAGTGCAAGCATGACGACTGTGGGTCATCGCTGAGCCAACACATGATCCACTCGCCTAGCGGACTGGGACTGTCTGTATGTAACAGAGCTTTTAATCAATGCAGCATCATGGGTGTGGTGTTATGATGGCGATGATTGCCTGGGATTTCATGCCTCTCTAGTGCCATTTCTATGATGGCAGGGAGAATCAATTGGCTACAACTGAAGCGGCCAGCTATCAATACACAAGCTACAGCGGTGCATTGAGTTACATACAAACCGATAGAGCTGATAAACATGCTTGTATCAGCTCAGTGCAAGTGTAAGTATGCGTacacatgcctgcacacacacacacacacacacacacacacacacacacacacacacacacacacacacacacacacacacacacacacacacaccaacaaaggCATCAGATGATTCATACTTCTACCCTGGGAGCCAAGGTTTCCCTCACATTAAATCAACAGGGCTCACCTCACTTAGCGTGGGCATACTACACCTTGTGATGTAAAccttgtatatgtgtgtatgtatctgtgtgtgtatctggggAGCATAATCTCGTAAGAGTAAGGACAAGGAAAGAAGTGATCCAAATTGTTAGTGGTTGAACAGACAATCGCGgagcgagagaaaaagaaaagtaaaaaacagagcaagagtTGATGTCTCACTTGAGTCCAACAAATAGAGAAATCATCAGTTTCCATCATGCTCACACATCAGTTATCTTAAAAACACTGTTTGGCTGACCACACAGGACCGAGAAGCTGAACGTGTGTGGTTTTGTCTGTGTTAAGATGCAGAGAATGaaagagcaggggagagagaaagagagagagagagcataagtATGCCCCTGCTCATGTAATGTTCTGGTTTGTTCGTGCTGGATAGGTGAAAAGCCGAGAAACAGCACTGGCCATATATGACCAAACCACTgcactcattttgtttttcatcctcctccctctgcctctctcttttccccacaCCACTGATATCTGATTTGTACTATATTAAATCTATTAAAGCACATtccagtttttgctttttctaaCCTGCTGAGGAGGCTGGCTTATATTACTgtgatgaaagtgtgtgtgtgtgtgtatacacatgtgcatatgtgtgagaAATATGTGTTCGCTTATGGATGAGTGTATTGAGCTTGCCTTGGCGAAGAACACAGAGAGATGAGTTTCGCTGCCAAGGATCCAAATAGGGAACTTTGGAGACTTGAGGAATGCCCCgacctggaaaacacacacacatttacagacacacacaaacacgcgcacaTGAAAGGAATGCGCAGAATGAAAAGGTCTATTTTCAACAATCTTCATCATCAATCAGAGAGTGCTTGTTTAAAGTTTCACAGAAGTGGGTTCTTATGTAAGTTCAGCAGTGCATCAACATTTGAACAGACATGTCACAGAATCTGAACTCATTTCGACCCTGAATAAACAGATGCAGATAATGAAGTGTATAAATACAGTGCACAGTTACAAGTACTTTTCAATTGGACCTCCACCTGCTTTACAGAGCTGCTACATCTTATTCAGCCAGAGACCTGTGTCTATACTAgctcaaaagacaaaaaaagcagtACAACATATGGAAAGCTTACAttaatacacaaaacacactcacacagacctctctctcttgtttaaacataAGTCGGTCTCTCATATATCACTCTCCACAGTCCTCTCAGCCCTAGCTACTTTGGCAACCATCTACTTGCTATTAACTTATTATAGCTGCTCCCTTTGCCTATTTACCGTGTTCCAGTCTCAGATTGTGCTTTTCTTATGTTTGCTTATTTTGACCGTCAGTAACTACATGGCCAAAATCTGGCTTTTCAATTTGtgtaaactgtgtgttttgcaaaTATGTGTCAtgtcatacattttttaaatctctggGGCAATCTATTATAGcgaatgtgtgtttgagtacaTGTACGTGTGCGAGTGACTGAAAGTGTCGTGAGGGAGAGTGGGGTGTTTGGAGTTAGTCTGTTGGGATTGCTCCCTCCAAACACATACTTTCACACGGGAGCTTTTGCCGTCGTTTGCGTTCTTCATATTCCAAATGTCCCACTTCTCAGAGTCGCAAGTTActgtgtgttagagtgtgtttatttgtattactTGTTCTCTCACAGCTTACAGGTCTCCATCTTGATGGATAAAAAGGGACGCACAAATCTCCACAGATTCATACCaccttttttcttaaatcaataTGTTTGTGCTCATGTCTTTAAGTGTATGTCTGTACCTTGCAGTAGCGCAGAGACTCCATAAGAGTGAGGAAGCCGACGGACGCCTGCTTATGAATACCATGCAGCTctgtgagaaaataaagaggaagaccacaaacataaagaagaatgacaaaatgtgaaaaataagactCACATCACGTCATATAAAATTAGCGTCAGGGTGTACTTTTGTGCAATGATGTAGCTACTTCTATAGAATATGTGAGATGATTGCCCTCTGGTGGACACGGTTCAAATCGAAGGCCACTGaatcaagctgtgtgtgtgtgtgtgtgtgtgcacacatatgcaATGACTTCATGGAGGTCTTACTCATTCCAGAACACTCCCTATCGCCATCCCAGACATTAGAAACAGCATGACCAGTTACAAAGAGATTCACCAGGCTCTGGCTGGAAAATACAGATaagaggagaagggagacaTCAAAGGTGAATAAGAACgtaaaagaaaatatgagatACTCTGACTGGAAAAAAGCTTTTACAACCAGGCTCAACAAGATATTGATGCCAGCACAACACTCAGCTTCTTGTGTCATATTCATCTGATGGTCTTGTACCTGCCATGGCCATGCACCGGGTCTATGAGAGGTTCCATTGTGTCCTGGATCTCATTTCTTATATTCTCTATGCCCTACATTGAAAGgatgaaaagaaatattttattttagtttctttatttgTAGAGTGATGCAACAGATGCAAGGTGAATAAAAAAGCTGCAATAAAATgcaacagtaaaacacacagaaacaaacatatacaaatataaacacTAATTTgtgatgagattaaaaaaaaaaaaaaaaacaacaacaaaaaggcctcaaaatattatttcaaaaacaatgaatgaaactatttaaaaaacaagGTGGACAGTATTTACAAAATCcccaagtgttttttgtttgtttgtttatgaatTTTTACCTTGGTGAGGATTACAGAATAGAGGAAAAGCAAGACTCCACAGCACCCTCCCCAGGTGTGGTAGAGAGACAGCACCTCCTCTCTAAGATCAGACACTGAAAGGACAGTCCGCTTGCTGCAAAAGGGAACAAACACCAGAAACAAAGTTGATTTATGAAGTGCTCCAAGGATAGCAATTTATTTATCTTTGGGCGAGTCGTGCTGAATGAGACTGACACATCAATTGCATCTGGCATGTCAAGCCAGGGAAGATAAGTTTCCAAATAGGGTAGAAATCAATTAAATGCAACACAGGACAAAGAAATATCTGATCTTGTCTGTTTAGACTCttctctgccatttttttttttttttttttggtctgtctTGGAAAGCTTGCCAGTGAAGTTGTCTGTCTTACTTAGCGCACAGTACTTCACGGTGAGTCAGCACTGCTTTCTGCTGACTCTGGTTCCAGCTGCCAGTATGCTATGTGTTTGATGAAACTTCAATATTCCTCTGGCAAACACAGCCTCACTTCATttagctggtgtgtgtgtgtgtgtgacagagagagagagccggtGTGtcggagagtgagggagagttTTTCATTAGTTAATCAGTGAAAGTGCTGAGTCAGCGGTGTATGAGCAGAGTGAAATTGCTAATTCAATGCGAAAGCCAATTTTTGCAGACTACACCAATCAAATACCAAACCCCTCCTGCTACTACCTCCTGATAAATATATGGTTCTCTATCTTAATACTGCACATTAGCAAGAGTGAAACATGGATAGGTGAGAGCAAAATCGAACCAGCAATTCACAACATTATTTGTCAGTGTCAAGACTATCGATGCTCAGGGgggagagacaaaaataaaacaggacaaGTGAGTGAAGATGCAAGGTGTTAGCTGTGCTGAGTACAATAAGTGTCACTTACTGGAGAACACTGTGAAATCGCTCAAAGCCAAGGTCCTCAGCAGCCAAAGCAGCTAggcacatgaaaacacacacatacactatagtATCACAGCGTGACATTCCCCTCGAAGATCAGCTACACAAAACTACATGCTGTCATAAGTTAGTCATCAATACCTAAAATTAAAACTACAACTGGAAATGAACATTCAAATACTGACTCACtggaaaacatttcacaatTCACTGTAAAGGCGAGTCTTAGGGTGAATGAGTGACTACTCCCATTGTTTGTGCATTGTAATTTCTGATTGTGTCTTGCGGGGGAATGTGATAGACGGTTGACTCACTGGGTTGCTGTTCTTGTGACGGCTGGCTGCTCTCTGGCTCTGGCATGCCCTGTGTttgtgactgtgtctgtgtgttagtgtgtgtgctcgtgtgtgggCTCTGTCCCTTGGCCCAGGACACCAGACAGTAGCCTGTGGAGGGGCTGGAACAGGCTGACTCCAGGATTTCACTCAGAGTGGAGCACAGGGCTgctttctgctcctcctctgccgcaCATAAAACACAACCAGCAAATCAACAAGTCAGACATCTATGTAAAACAAACTAGCACCAGCTTGCGTGAAGGAAGCAAGGCAGTGAAAAAGTTAGCGGGCAGTCTACCTGAAATGTGTCTCCAGTCCGAACTTTCTCTATTGAAGAGAATGCTCTTCAAAAGGAAagcctgcagagaaacacaaacagcacaaacttTCTAAGGAAATAACTCAAGGAGAAACATCATTCACCCACtcagcatttgtttgaccatgTAAAGCTGTAAGGAGGCACAACTGACCCATACCTGAACAGGCGCAATGACAGCACATGGCC
The Myripristis murdjan chromosome 16, fMyrMur1.1, whole genome shotgun sequence DNA segment above includes these coding regions:
- the mindy3 gene encoding ubiquitin carboxyl-terminal hydrolase MINDY-3, with amino-acid sequence MSELNKEVVDLVWGRPSSGGVSASIFRRWTQGFVFSENERSALEQFEGGPCAVIAPVQAFLLKSILFNRESSDWRHISEEEQKAALCSTLSEILESACSSPSTGYCLVSWAKGQSPHTSTHTNTQTQSQTQGMPEPESSQPSQEQQPTALAAEDLGFERFHSVLHKRTVLSVSDLREEVLSLYHTWGGCCGVLLFLYSVILTKGIENIRNEIQDTMEPLIDPVHGHGSQSLVNLFVTGHAVSNVWDGDRECSGMKLHGIHKQASVGFLTLMESLRYCKVGAFLKSPKFPIWILGSETHLSVFFAKEMSLVGPESPSEQARRVFQSFDPEDNGFIPESLLEDVMKALDLVSEPDYVSLMKSKLDPESLGIILLGPFLLEFFPDQDSGIPDSFPVYHYNGLKQSNHNEKVEYVEGTALVLGFEDPMVRTDDTPVKRCLQTKWPYIELLWTTDRSPSLN